From the Synechococcus sp. KORDI-49 genome, the window GGCAGTACGTGGGTGTCCCGGCGGCGTCCGTCCAGCCCAGGGTGCTGAGCAGGCCGGCATCGGAACGACGGATGCGCTCGCCGGTGTTGATCACCAGGAAGGCTCCCGTGCCGTAGGTGCACTTGCCTTCACCAGGTTGGAGGCAGAGCTGCCCCAGCGTGGCGGCCTGCTGATCCCCCAGCAGCGCCTGGATCGGCAGTCCCGCGAAGGGGAGTCCCTCGCGGATCTGTCCGAAGTCGCCGCGGCAGGGCAGCAGGTCCGGCAGCGAGGCCATCGGCAGGCCGGCGTGATCGCAGAACGCCTCGACCCAGCAGCGCTGCTCCAGGTCCATCAGCAGGGTTCGGCTTGCATTGCTCACGTCGGAGCCATGACGGCCGCCGCTGAGATTCCAGAGCAGCCAGGATTCAACGGTTCCGAAACAGAGGTCCCCGGCGGCAGCGGCAGCAGCGGCGTCCTCGTGGTGCGTCAGCATCCAGCGGATCTTGCTGGCGCTGAAGTACGGGTCGAGCAGCAGGCCGGTGCGGTGACACCATTCCTGCTCCAGTCCCTCCTGCTTCCACTGACGACAGAGATCGGCGGTGCGTCCGTCCTGCCAGACCAGGGCAGGGCCGCAGGGGGCGCCGCTGCTGCGCCTCCAGAGCACGGTGGTTTCGCGCTGGTTGGTGATGCCGCAGGTAACCACAGCCTGCCGCTGCTCTTCGCTGAGGGCGTTGTGCAGATCGATCAGAGCCTGCCGCTGACTGTTCCAGATCGCCTGCGGGTCCTGCTCCACCCAGCCATCCGCGGGGTAGTGAATCGGCAGAGGGGCGCTGGCACTGGCCACCAGCGCCCCTGACGCGGTGAACAGTGCAGCCCTGGAGCTGCTGGTGCCCTGATCCAGGGCCAACAGGAGAGGCTGATCCGCCATGGCCGTTCCGTTTCTCCCCTGCTAGCGAGGGGACCGCCGCCTGCAAAGGTCATGGGAGGTGCGGTCGCCTTCAACGATCCGCCCGAGTGGGTGTCGAATGCGGTGCTTTATCAGATCTTTCCTGACCGTTTCCGCTGCAGCGGCAGGGTTGTGGCCCAGCGCTCGCTTTCGCTCAAACCCTGGGGAAACGACCCCGCGGAACAGGGGTTTCAGGGGGGTGATCTCTACGGGGTGATCGAGGCGCTGGAGGAACTTCAGGGCATGGGTGTCACCTGTCTGTACCTGACGCCGATCTTCAGTTCGGCGGCGAATCATCGCTATCACGCGTACGACTACCTGACGGTTGATCCGTTGCTGGGGGGGAACGCTGCCCTCGATGCCCTGATCGACGCCGTTCACCAGCGCGGCATGCGTCTGGTGCTGGACGGTGTCTTCAACCACTGCGGTCGGGGCTTCTGGGCTTTCCACCATCTGGTGGAGAACGGCCAGAACTCGCCCTATCGCGACTGGTTCCATGTGCACAGCTGGCCCGTGCGTCCCTATCCCGAAGAGGGCATGGACTGCGGTTACGACTGCTGGTGGGCCGTTCCGGATCTGCCGAAGTTCAACCACGCGGATCCCGGCGTCCGGGACCATCTGCTCGCCGTGGGACGGCACTGGATCGAGCGCGGCATCGACGGCTGGAGGCTGGATGTGCCGGCGGAGGTCCCGGCGGATTTCTGGGTCGAGTTCCGCCGTGTGGTGCGGGAGGTGAACCCGGAGGCCTGGATTGTCGGTGAGATCTGGGGGGACGCCAGAGCCTGGCTGCAGGGAGAGCACTTCGATGGGGTGATGAACTACCGCGTCGGCTGGAGCACTCTCTGCTGGGTGGCGGGCGATCACCTGCGTCGGGACTACCGCAACCCCGAATATCCGCTGGATCCCCTGAGCACAGAGCAGCTGATCGGGATCTGGGACACCACCGCGGGCTGGTACCGGCCAGAGGTCACCCGGGCTCAGATGAACCTGCTGGACAGCCACGATGTACCCAGGGCTCTCCACAGCCTCCAGGGCGATGTCGAAGCGTTGAAGCTTGCCCTGGTTCTCCTGTTTCTCCAGCCCGGAGCTCCCTGCGTCTATTACGGAACCGAGGCCGCCCTGGCGGGTGGGCCAGAACCCGGCTGTCGGGAAGGGTTCCCCTGGAACCGGCCCCGCTGTGAGGCGCTTCAGTCCCTGATCCGGGACATGGCCGCACTGCGGACGCACCAGTCGGCCATCCGGGAGGGCTGTCTCATCTGGAGCAGTCTCGGCAGCGACGGTCTGCTCGGTCAGACAGACAGCCTGCAGGTGGTGATCAACCGCAGCCGCGAACAGCACCTGCCCCTTCCCAATCACATCCGGAGCGGGATCATCATCTGGTCATCGAACGGCCTGAACGCCACCCCTGATGCCCTGGGCTGCCAATCAGCCGTGGTGGTGAAGGGGAGTGAAAGCCCTTGACGAGACTTGAACTCGTGACCTCTCCCTTACCAAGGGAGTGCTCTACCGCTGAGCTACAAGGGCATGTGGAAGGTGGGCCGGGTTGGATTTGAACCAACGTAGGCAGAGCCAGCGGATTTACAGTCCGCCCCCATTAACCACTCGGGCACCGACCCGAACCACACCGCATGAACTTACCAGCCGGTGTGTCGCTCCCGACCAGATCGATACGATCACGTCAACAGTTCCGGGCTGAAGCCCCATGCATCTGCTGCTGCTGAACGGACCCAATCTGAATTTGCTGGGCCAGCGGGAGCCGGGACTCTATGGAAGCGGCACCCTGGCGTCGATCGAGGAGAAGCTGCAGGCCGAAGCGCAGGCGGCCGAGGTGACCTTGGACTGCTTTCAGAGCAATTTCGAGGGGGCCCTGGTGGAGAAGGTTCACCAGGCCATGGGGAGGAGCCAGGGCATCCTGATCAATGCCGGGGCCTATACCCACACCTCGATCGCTCTGCGGGATGCCTTGCTGGGGGTTGCGATCCCCTATGTGGAGCTGCAT encodes:
- the glpK gene encoding glycerol kinase GlpK; protein product: MADQPLLLALDQGTSSSRAALFTASGALVASASAPLPIHYPADGWVEQDPQAIWNSQRQALIDLHNALSEEQRQAVVTCGITNQRETTVLWRRSSGAPCGPALVWQDGRTADLCRQWKQEGLEQEWCHRTGLLLDPYFSASKIRWMLTHHEDAAAAAAAGDLCFGTVESWLLWNLSGGRHGSDVSNASRTLLMDLEQRCWVEAFCDHAGLPMASLPDLLPCRGDFGQIREGLPFAGLPIQALLGDQQAATLGQLCLQPGEGKCTYGTGAFLVINTGERIRRSDAGLLSTLGWTDAAGTPTYCLEGSLFNAGTVVQWLRDGLQIIDSADAVNRLAMEVPDSGGVMLVPAFTGWGTPHWDPQARGLMVGLTRDSSRGHIARAALEGIALSVATLVELAENALGKSLGELAVDGGAAASDPLLQAQADSTGLTVRRPASLESTARGVALFAGLQAGVVTDLHDLARQRSEGADRFEPQIDTSARTAWRRRWNDAVTRSLGWHG
- a CDS encoding glycoside hydrolase family 13 protein, which gives rise to MGGAVAFNDPPEWVSNAVLYQIFPDRFRCSGRVVAQRSLSLKPWGNDPAEQGFQGGDLYGVIEALEELQGMGVTCLYLTPIFSSAANHRYHAYDYLTVDPLLGGNAALDALIDAVHQRGMRLVLDGVFNHCGRGFWAFHHLVENGQNSPYRDWFHVHSWPVRPYPEEGMDCGYDCWWAVPDLPKFNHADPGVRDHLLAVGRHWIERGIDGWRLDVPAEVPADFWVEFRRVVREVNPEAWIVGEIWGDARAWLQGEHFDGVMNYRVGWSTLCWVAGDHLRRDYRNPEYPLDPLSTEQLIGIWDTTAGWYRPEVTRAQMNLLDSHDVPRALHSLQGDVEALKLALVLLFLQPGAPCVYYGTEAALAGGPEPGCREGFPWNRPRCEALQSLIRDMAALRTHQSAIREGCLIWSSLGSDGLLGQTDSLQVVINRSREQHLPLPNHIRSGIIIWSSNGLNATPDALGCQSAVVVKGSESP
- the aroQ gene encoding type II 3-dehydroquinate dehydratase; the protein is MHLLLLNGPNLNLLGQREPGLYGSGTLASIEEKLQAEAQAAEVTLDCFQSNFEGALVEKVHQAMGRSQGILINAGAYTHTSIALRDALLGVAIPYVELHLSNTHAREPFRHRSLLADRAVGVVMGFGSGSYSLALQGLLHHLRTTSS